One segment of Sphingomonas morindae DNA contains the following:
- the paoC gene encoding aldehyde oxidoreductase molybdenum-binding subunit PaoC, which translates to MKFDSPAGPNPIDRQRLIGRPQDRIDGPFKTSGTAPYAYEHNADIAHAAYGYVVGAAIAKGRIAAMHLEAARAAPGVLAIVTAANAGPLAKGKFNTVKLLGGPVVDHYHQAVALVVADSFEQARAAAGLIRIDYARAPGRFDLDAALPAAPYTGGDSKEGSGAPPIDRVGQFEQAFAAAPVRLDAHYATPDHSHAMMEPHASTAWWTGDQLTVYTSNQMIDWGRGDLAKTLGLPKEKVRLIAPYVGGGFGGKLFLRADALLAALGARAVGRPVKVALQRPLIANNTTHRPATRQHIQIGATRDGIITALAHESGSGDQPDGSPETAVNQTKLLYAGANRRIAMKLAVLDLPEGNAMRAPGEAPGMMALEIAMDEMAEKLGMDPIAFRIKNDTQVDPEKPQRRFSQRQLARCLTEGAALFDWSRRDPRPGRHQDGRWLVGLGVASAFRNHINMASGARVRLERGGRVTVETDMTDIGTGSYTIIAQTAAEMMGLPLEAVTVRLGDSAFPVSAGSGGQFGAANATAGVYAACVALRRAVADRLGLDPEAAEFSDGQVRVGGRSAALADAAAAGPLTAEDRIDYGDLDKTWQMSTFGAHFVEVGVDRYTGVTRVRRMLAVCAAGRILNPKAARSQVIGAMTMGVGAALMERLDVDPRFGLFVNHDLAGYEVPVHADIPHQEVVFLEESDPRANPMKAKGVGELGLCGVGAAVANAIYNATGVRVRDYPITLDKHLAHLPALV; encoded by the coding sequence ATGAAGTTCGACAGCCCCGCCGGCCCCAATCCCATCGATCGGCAGCGGCTGATCGGCCGCCCGCAGGACCGGATCGACGGCCCCTTCAAGACCAGCGGCACCGCGCCCTATGCCTATGAGCATAACGCGGACATCGCCCATGCCGCCTATGGCTATGTGGTCGGCGCGGCGATCGCCAAGGGGCGGATCGCGGCCATGCATCTGGAGGCGGCGCGCGCCGCGCCGGGGGTGCTGGCGATCGTCACCGCCGCCAATGCCGGCCCGCTCGCCAAGGGCAAGTTCAACACGGTCAAGCTGCTCGGCGGCCCGGTGGTGGATCATTATCACCAGGCGGTGGCGCTGGTGGTGGCGGACAGTTTCGAGCAGGCGCGCGCCGCCGCCGGGCTGATCCGGATCGATTATGCGCGCGCCCCCGGGCGGTTTGATCTCGATGCCGCGCTGCCGGCCGCGCCCTATACCGGCGGCGACAGCAAGGAGGGCTCCGGCGCGCCGCCGATCGATCGCGTCGGCCAGTTCGAACAGGCCTTCGCCGCCGCCCCGGTGCGGCTCGACGCGCATTATGCCACGCCCGATCACAGCCACGCGATGATGGAGCCGCACGCTTCCACCGCCTGGTGGACGGGCGACCAGCTCACCGTCTACACCTCCAACCAGATGATCGACTGGGGGCGCGGCGATCTCGCCAAGACGCTGGGCCTGCCCAAGGAGAAGGTGCGGCTGATCGCGCCCTATGTCGGCGGCGGCTTTGGCGGCAAGCTCTTCCTGCGCGCGGACGCGCTGCTCGCGGCGCTGGGCGCGCGCGCCGTCGGCCGGCCGGTCAAGGTGGCGCTGCAGCGGCCGCTGATCGCCAACAACACCACCCATCGCCCCGCCACCCGCCAGCACATCCAGATCGGCGCCACGCGGGACGGCATCATCACCGCGCTCGCGCACGAGAGCGGATCGGGCGATCAGCCCGATGGCAGCCCGGAAACCGCCGTCAACCAGACCAAGCTCCTCTATGCCGGCGCCAATCGCCGGATCGCGATGAAGCTGGCGGTGCTCGATCTGCCCGAGGGCAACGCCATGCGCGCGCCCGGCGAGGCGCCGGGGATGATGGCGCTGGAGATCGCGATGGACGAGATGGCCGAGAAGCTCGGCATGGATCCGATCGCCTTCCGCATCAAGAACGACACGCAGGTCGATCCCGAAAAGCCGCAGCGGCGCTTTTCGCAGCGCCAGCTGGCGCGCTGCCTCACCGAGGGCGCGGCGCTGTTCGACTGGTCGCGTCGCGATCCCCGGCCGGGCCGCCACCAGGATGGGCGCTGGCTTGTCGGGCTTGGCGTCGCCTCGGCCTTTCGCAACCATATCAACATGGCGTCGGGCGCGCGGGTGCGGCTGGAGCGGGGCGGCCGGGTGACGGTGGAAACCGACATGACCGATATCGGCACCGGCAGCTACACCATCATCGCGCAGACCGCGGCCGAGATGATGGGGCTTCCGCTCGAGGCCGTGACGGTGCGGCTGGGCGACAGCGCCTTCCCCGTATCGGCGGGATCGGGCGGGCAGTTCGGCGCGGCCAATGCCACCGCCGGCGTCTATGCGGCGTGCGTGGCGCTGCGCCGCGCGGTCGCGGACCGGCTCGGCCTCGATCCCGAGGCGGCCGAGTTCAGCGACGGCCAGGTGCGCGTGGGCGGCCGCAGCGCCGCGCTCGCCGACGCCGCCGCCGCCGGTCCGCTCACCGCCGAGGATCGGATCGACTATGGCGATCTCGACAAGACGTGGCAGATGTCCACCTTCGGCGCCCATTTCGTCGAGGTCGGCGTCGACCGCTATACCGGCGTCACGCGCGTGCGGCGGATGCTGGCGGTGTGCGCCGCCGGCCGCATCCTCAACCCCAAGGCGGCGCGCAGCCAGGTGATCGGCGCGATGACGATGGGGGTCGGCGCCGCGCTGATGGAGCGGCTGGATGTCGATCCGCGCTTCGGCCTGTTCGTCAACCATGATCTCGCCGGTTACGAAGTGCCCGTCCACGCCGACATCCCGCACCAGGAAGTGGTCTTCCTCGAGGAAAGCGATCCGCGCGCCAATCCTATGAAGGCCAAGGGCGTGGGCGAGCTGGGCCTGTGCGGCGTCGGCGCGGCGGTGGCGAACGCCATCTACAACGCCACCGGCGTGCGCGTGCGCGACTATCCGATCACGCTCGACAAGCATCTCGCGCATCTGCCGGCGCTGGTCTGA
- a CDS encoding NAD(P)/FAD-dependent oxidoreductase: protein MIRLTGLKLPLGHAADALLPAIRARLGLAEDAPLGYTIARRGNDARRKSAIQMVYTVDVEVADEEELLARLARDPDVRPTPDTRYHFVAQAPAHRAGPRPLVIGAGPCGLFAGLILAQMGFRPIILDRGKMVRERTKDTWGLWRRGQLDPESNVQFGEGGAGTFSDGKLWSQIKDPRHLGRKVLTEFVAAGAPPEILTEAHPHIGTFRLVTMVEAMRRTIESLGGEYRWRHMVEDLLLEPGADGRARVRGVVLADGGVIEADAVVLAIGHSARPSFAMLHARGVHMEAKPFSLGVRIEHPQSWIDQARFGACARHPDLGAAAYTLAHHCANGRTVYSFCMCPGGRVVAATSEPGRVVTNGMSQYSRAEFNANSGLVVGIDPARDYPGGPLAGIDLQRHWEERAFVAGGGDYSAPVQRVGDLLAGRASTALGAVTPSYKPGVRPTDLAACLPPFVIEAFREALPVFGRQIARYDDPDAVLTGVETRTSSPVRITRGRDYQSLSTAGLFPAGEGAGYAGGILSAAIDGIKVAEAVALALTG from the coding sequence ATGATACGTCTCACCGGATTGAAGCTGCCGCTCGGCCACGCGGCCGACGCCCTCCTCCCCGCGATCCGCGCCCGGCTGGGCCTCGCCGAGGATGCGCCGCTCGGCTACACCATCGCCCGCCGGGGCAATGACGCGCGCCGGAAAAGCGCGATCCAGATGGTCTATACCGTCGATGTCGAGGTGGCGGACGAAGAAGAGCTGCTCGCCCGGCTGGCGCGCGATCCCGATGTGCGGCCGACGCCCGACACGCGCTATCATTTCGTCGCCCAGGCGCCGGCACACCGCGCCGGGCCGCGTCCGCTGGTGATCGGCGCCGGGCCCTGCGGCCTGTTCGCGGGGCTGATCCTCGCGCAGATGGGGTTCCGCCCGATCATCCTCGATCGCGGCAAGATGGTACGCGAACGGACCAAGGACACCTGGGGCCTGTGGCGGCGCGGGCAGCTCGATCCCGAAAGCAATGTCCAGTTCGGGGAGGGCGGCGCGGGCACCTTTTCCGATGGCAAGCTGTGGAGCCAGATCAAGGATCCCCGGCATCTCGGGCGCAAGGTGCTGACCGAGTTCGTCGCCGCCGGCGCGCCGCCCGAAATTCTCACCGAGGCGCATCCGCATATCGGCACCTTCCGCCTCGTCACCATGGTCGAGGCGATGCGGCGCACGATCGAATCGCTCGGCGGCGAATATCGCTGGCGCCACATGGTGGAGGATCTGCTGCTCGAACCCGGCGCCGATGGCCGCGCGCGCGTGCGCGGCGTGGTGCTGGCCGATGGCGGCGTGATCGAGGCGGATGCGGTGGTGCTGGCGATCGGCCACAGCGCCCGGCCCAGCTTCGCCATGCTGCACGCGCGGGGCGTGCATATGGAGGCCAAGCCCTTCTCGCTCGGGGTGCGGATCGAGCATCCGCAATCCTGGATCGATCAGGCGCGCTTCGGCGCCTGCGCGCGCCATCCCGATCTCGGCGCGGCCGCCTATACGCTGGCGCATCACTGCGCCAACGGGCGCACCGTCTACAGTTTCTGCATGTGTCCGGGCGGCCGCGTGGTGGCGGCGACCTCGGAACCGGGCCGCGTCGTCACCAACGGCATGAGCCAATATTCGCGCGCCGAGTTCAACGCCAATTCGGGCCTCGTCGTCGGGATCGATCCGGCCCGGGACTATCCGGGCGGCCCGCTCGCCGGGATCGACCTGCAGCGCCACTGGGAGGAGCGCGCCTTCGTGGCGGGCGGCGGCGATTATTCCGCGCCGGTGCAGCGCGTGGGCGACCTGCTCGCGGGACGCGCCTCGACCGCGCTCGGGGCGGTCACCCCGTCCTACAAGCCCGGCGTGCGCCCCACCGATCTCGCCGCGTGCCTGCCGCCTTTCGTGATCGAGGCCTTTCGCGAGGCGCTGCCCGTGTTCGGCCGCCAGATCGCCCGCTATGACGATCCCGACGCGGTGCTGACAGGCGTGGAGACGCGCACAAGCTCGCCGGTGCGGATCACGCGCGGCCGCGACTATCAGAGCCTCTCCACCGCCGGCCTGTTCCCGGCGGGCGAGGGGGCGGGCTATGCCGGCGGCATCCTCTCCGCCGCGATCGACGGCATCAAGGTGGCCGAAGCGGTCGCGCTCGCGCTGACCGGGTGA
- a CDS encoding alpha-glucosidase, whose protein sequence is MSAPSAAAPRLHWSAEGVTLWLADRMILRHAADRPALFVGRGAARVRMDRGNFALADRLEERIALRHATPLQEGGDGAGLLLAPAPGAAPLLRVRLEADGLALEPLDPALNRFWLRLVAEPGERLWGGGEQMSYVDMAGRRFPFWTSEPGIGRDKASPVTFEADREGGAGGDYWTTNYPQPTLLSSRRYALHVETSAYSCFDFTDPTGHEIEAWAIPARIRLAAAPRFAGLVTILSDWFGRPPRLPRWAYEGAIIGLKDGAASFARLETILAAGAAVSGLWCEDWVGVRQTSFGRRLFWDWRANAARYPDLPARIAALAARGIRFLGYVNPYLAVDGALYGEAQAAGLLALRLDADAPYHVDFGEFEAAIVDFTRPEAIDWFAERVIGRELLDAGLSGWMADFGEYLPVDLRLADGSDPLLAHNRWPLLWAEVNRRGIAGRGRTGDALFFMRAGFSGLSGLCPLLWAGDQLVDFSRHDGIGTVVRAALSAGLVGNAYHHGDLGGYTSLYGVRRTPELLMRWSELAAFTPVMRSHEGNRPEENLQLDQDATVLAHFARMSRVHAALAPYVARLCEEAVATGLPLQRPLFLDHEDDPACWGIETAYGYGRDLIVAPVLEAGMARARPYLPAGRCWIHLWTGACHAGGAAADVPAPLGAPPVFYAEDSPFAPLFGAIGRDFALA, encoded by the coding sequence GTGAGCGCGCCATCGGCGGCGGCGCCGCGGCTGCACTGGTCGGCCGAGGGCGTCACGCTCTGGCTGGCGGACCGGATGATCCTGCGCCACGCGGCGGATCGGCCGGCGCTGTTCGTCGGGCGCGGCGCGGCGCGGGTGCGCATGGATCGCGGCAATTTCGCGCTGGCGGATCGGCTGGAGGAGCGGATCGCGCTCCGCCACGCTACGCCGCTGCAAGAGGGCGGCGACGGGGCCGGGCTGCTGCTCGCGCCCGCGCCGGGGGCGGCGCCGCTGCTCCGCGTGCGGCTCGAGGCCGACGGGCTGGCGCTGGAGCCGCTCGATCCCGCGCTCAACCGCTTCTGGCTGCGCCTCGTCGCGGAGCCCGGCGAGCGGCTCTGGGGCGGCGGCGAGCAAATGTCCTATGTCGATATGGCGGGGCGCCGCTTCCCTTTCTGGACGTCCGAGCCCGGAATCGGCCGCGACAAGGCCAGCCCCGTCACCTTCGAGGCGGATCGCGAGGGCGGCGCCGGCGGCGATTACTGGACCACCAACTATCCCCAGCCGACGCTGCTCTCCTCGCGCCGCTACGCGCTGCATGTCGAGACGAGCGCCTATAGCTGCTTCGATTTCACCGATCCCACCGGCCACGAGATCGAGGCCTGGGCGATCCCCGCGCGGATCCGGCTGGCCGCCGCGCCGCGCTTCGCCGGGCTGGTGACGATCCTGTCCGACTGGTTCGGCCGGCCGCCGCGGCTGCCGCGCTGGGCCTATGAAGGCGCGATCATCGGCCTCAAGGATGGCGCGGCGAGCTTCGCGCGGCTGGAGACGATCCTCGCCGCCGGCGCCGCCGTGTCGGGCCTGTGGTGCGAGGATTGGGTGGGAGTGCGGCAGACCAGCTTCGGCCGCCGCCTCTTCTGGGATTGGCGCGCCAACGCCGCGCGCTACCCCGATCTGCCCGCGCGCATCGCCGCGCTGGCCGCGCGCGGCATCCGGTTCCTCGGCTATGTGAACCCCTATCTGGCGGTGGACGGCGCGCTGTATGGCGAAGCGCAGGCCGCCGGCCTGCTCGCGCTTCGGCTGGACGCGGACGCGCCCTATCATGTCGATTTCGGCGAGTTCGAGGCGGCGATCGTCGATTTCACCCGGCCCGAGGCGATCGACTGGTTCGCCGAGCGGGTGATCGGGCGCGAACTGCTCGACGCCGGCCTGTCCGGCTGGATGGCCGATTTCGGCGAATATCTGCCGGTCGATCTGCGGCTGGCCGATGGCAGCGATCCGCTGCTTGCGCATAATCGCTGGCCGCTGCTCTGGGCCGAGGTCAACCGCCGCGGCATTGCGGGGCGGGGGCGGACCGGGGACGCGCTGTTCTTCATGCGCGCCGGCTTTTCGGGCCTGTCGGGCCTCTGTCCGCTGCTTTGGGCGGGGGACCAGCTGGTCGATTTCTCGCGCCATGACGGGATCGGCACCGTCGTGCGTGCCGCGCTCTCGGCGGGGCTGGTGGGCAATGCCTATCACCATGGCGATCTCGGCGGCTATACCAGCCTCTATGGCGTGCGGCGCACGCCCGAGCTGCTGATGCGCTGGAGCGAACTCGCCGCCTTCACGCCCGTGATGCGCAGCCATGAGGGCAATCGGCCCGAGGAGAATCTTCAGCTGGATCAGGATGCGACGGTGCTAGCCCATTTCGCGCGGATGAGCCGCGTCCATGCCGCGCTCGCGCCCTATGTGGCGCGGCTGTGCGAGGAAGCTGTCGCCACCGGCCTGCCGCTGCAGCGCCCGCTGTTTCTGGATCATGAGGATGATCCCGCATGCTGGGGCATCGAGACGGCCTATGGCTATGGCCGCGATCTGATCGTGGCGCCGGTGCTGGAGGCGGGGATGGCGCGCGCGCGCCCCTATCTGCCGGCGGGGCGGTGCTGGATCCATCTGTGGACGGGCGCGTGCCACGCCGGCGGCGCCGCGGCGGACGTGCCGGCGCCGCTCGGCGCGCCGCCCGTCTTCTATGCGGAGGACAGCCCCTTCGCCCCGCTGTTCGGCGCCATCGGCCGCGATTTCGCGCTGGCCTGA
- a CDS encoding TonB-dependent receptor — translation MGWRQGWSAALWAAAATPALAQGGASAASDPAATPAPAPGEIVVTAQKRSESLQKVPLAVSVVSGEAVAAQGRPSLESAASLIPALNFQKSGTTLNQSLFLRGVGTATFSIAGEPSVSTVIDGVVYSRPGEAFSDLIDIDQIEVLRGPQGTLFGKNASAGVINITTRQPGRRFGGYAEASFYTASEVRTRGAVDVPLSDTLLTRFSGFYGRYNGNIHNVALGRRVNGYQHEGGRAQINWTPSTTARFALIADYHHNNDDCCAEVIGTGPLNAAGQPIASAAFAALPAPRGDKSRAIAQDLVTRTRETGYGISLQGDFTLGTQTVTTITAYRDYKNTEIRDGDFLPRAYAGFNQLHDFGPQRGHTFSQEVRIASPLRQFLSYVVGAYYSRAFSERIFRRDDQVCTSAAPATSLVPCDSAAARPSTFPSGTADFGSVFKTMSLFGQGTANLTSRLRLIGGARFTADELTVFHSRDTLLAGPGINPSFPATPTGTGQPAGRFNGKATNTNLSGKAAVQYDLTRAVTGYVSYTRGYKGPAFNVFYNLTATGTNAIAPETSNSFEIGLKNSLFGGTLVLNLDAFYAKYHNFQANNPDLVAGVVVTRFTNAGAVSTRGGEADLLWRPLRDLSVTGGIAYTDAHVDRFFQAPGAPATAVIPAGTSLQFAPRWKGSLAADYRWRTGGAIDLFFGAQGNAQSKQLALFSPDPVQRQLATIKGYGLINLSAGIGDRGDRYRLTVQVRNLLDQSFAAAIQNGGPSGSYRYQIPRDADRYVGVTGRVNF, via the coding sequence ATGGGGTGGAGACAGGGATGGAGCGCGGCCTTGTGGGCGGCGGCGGCAACGCCGGCGCTGGCGCAGGGCGGCGCATCGGCGGCCAGCGACCCGGCCGCGACGCCGGCACCGGCGCCGGGCGAGATCGTGGTCACGGCGCAGAAACGCTCCGAGAGCCTGCAGAAAGTGCCGCTTGCCGTGTCCGTCGTCTCGGGCGAGGCGGTGGCGGCGCAGGGCCGGCCGAGCCTGGAGAGCGCAGCCAGCCTGATCCCCGCGCTCAACTTCCAGAAGTCCGGCACCACGCTCAACCAGTCGCTGTTCCTGCGCGGCGTCGGCACCGCCACCTTCTCGATCGCGGGCGAACCCTCGGTGTCGACCGTGATCGACGGCGTCGTCTATAGCCGGCCCGGCGAGGCGTTCTCCGATCTGATCGACATCGACCAGATCGAGGTGCTGCGCGGCCCGCAGGGCACGCTGTTCGGCAAGAATGCCTCGGCCGGCGTGATCAACATCACCACGCGCCAGCCGGGCCGGCGCTTCGGCGGCTATGCAGAGGCGAGCTTCTACACCGCCAGCGAGGTGCGCACGCGCGGCGCGGTGGACGTGCCGCTCAGCGACACGCTGCTCACCCGGTTCAGCGGCTTCTACGGCCGCTACAACGGCAATATCCACAATGTCGCGCTCGGGCGGCGGGTGAACGGCTATCAGCATGAGGGCGGCCGCGCCCAGATCAACTGGACGCCGAGCACGACCGCGCGCTTCGCGCTGATCGCCGACTATCACCACAATAACGACGATTGCTGCGCCGAGGTGATCGGGACGGGACCGCTCAACGCCGCCGGCCAGCCGATCGCCAGCGCCGCCTTCGCCGCTCTGCCGGCGCCGCGCGGCGACAAGAGCCGCGCGATCGCGCAGGATCTGGTGACGCGCACGCGCGAGACGGGCTATGGCATCTCGCTGCAGGGCGATTTCACGCTGGGCACGCAGACGGTGACGACGATCACCGCCTATCGCGACTATAAGAATACCGAGATCCGCGACGGCGATTTCCTGCCGCGCGCCTATGCGGGCTTCAACCAGCTGCACGATTTCGGGCCGCAACGGGGCCACACCTTCAGCCAGGAGGTGCGGATCGCCTCGCCCTTGCGGCAATTCCTCTCCTATGTCGTCGGCGCCTATTACTCGCGCGCCTTTTCGGAGCGGATCTTCCGCCGCGACGATCAGGTCTGCACCAGCGCCGCGCCCGCGACCAGCCTGGTACCCTGCGACAGCGCCGCCGCCCGGCCTTCCACCTTCCCCAGCGGCACGGCCGATTTCGGATCGGTGTTCAAGACCATGTCGCTGTTCGGCCAGGGCACGGCCAATCTCACCAGCCGGCTGCGCCTGATCGGCGGCGCGCGCTTCACCGCCGACGAGCTGACCGTGTTCCACAGCCGCGACACGCTGCTCGCCGGGCCGGGCATCAATCCCAGCTTTCCCGCCACCCCGACCGGCACGGGCCAGCCCGCCGGCCGCTTCAACGGCAAGGCGACCAACACCAACCTCTCGGGCAAGGCGGCGGTCCAATATGACCTGACGCGCGCGGTAACCGGCTATGTGAGCTATACGCGCGGCTATAAGGGCCCGGCGTTCAACGTCTTCTACAATCTCACCGCGACCGGCACCAACGCCATCGCGCCGGAAACCTCGAACAGCTTCGAGATCGGGCTGAAGAACAGCCTGTTCGGCGGCACGCTCGTGCTCAATCTCGACGCCTTCTACGCAAAATACCACAATTTCCAGGCCAACAACCCGGATCTGGTGGCGGGCGTGGTGGTCACGCGCTTCACCAATGCGGGCGCCGTCTCGACGCGCGGCGGCGAGGCCGATCTGCTCTGGCGGCCGTTACGCGACCTGTCGGTGACGGGCGGGATCGCCTATACCGACGCGCATGTCGATCGCTTCTTCCAGGCGCCGGGCGCGCCGGCCACGGCCGTGATCCCGGCCGGCACGTCGCTCCAGTTCGCGCCGCGCTGGAAGGGCTCGCTCGCCGCCGATTACCGCTGGCGCACCGGCGGCGCGATCGATCTCTTCTTCGGGGCGCAGGGCAATGCGCAATCCAAGCAGCTGGCGCTGTTCTCGCCCGATCCGGTGCAGCGGCAGCTCGCCACGATCAAGGGCTATGGCCTGATCAACCTGTCCGCCGGGATCGGCGATCGCGGCGATCGCTACCGGCTGACGGTGCAGGTGCGCAACCTGCTCGACCAGAGCTTCGCCGCTGCGATCCAGAATGGCGGGCCCTCGGGCAGCTATCGCTACCAGATCCCGCGCGATGCCGATCGCTATGTCGGCGTCACCGGGCGGGTGAATTTCTGA
- a CDS encoding NAD(P)-dependent alcohol dehydrogenase → MAVQAYGAHAADTPLEPIAIERRTPGAHDVQIEIAYCGVCHSDLHTVRSEWAGTLYPCVPGHEIVGTVSAVGDDVTDFKPGDVVGVGCMVDSCQHCPSCGEGLEQYCENGFVGTYNGPTPDAPGHTLGGYSQRIVVSDKFVLTIRHPAEQLAAVAPLLCAGITTYSPLRHWAVGPGQKVGIVGIGGLGHMGVKIAHAMGAHVVAFTTSEAKRDDALALGADEVVVSRNEAEMQAHANSFDFILDTVAASHDLDALTRLLKRDGTLTLVGVPEHPHPAPDVSALIFKRRSIAGSLIGGIAETQEMLDFCAEHGIVADIEMIAIQDIETAYDRMQRSDVKYRFVIDSATLAA, encoded by the coding sequence ATGGCCGTCCAAGCCTATGGCGCGCACGCCGCCGACACGCCGCTGGAGCCGATCGCGATCGAGCGCCGCACCCCCGGCGCGCACGACGTGCAGATCGAGATCGCCTATTGCGGCGTGTGCCACTCGGATCTCCACACCGTCCGTTCCGAATGGGCGGGCACGCTCTATCCCTGCGTGCCGGGGCACGAGATCGTCGGCACCGTCTCGGCGGTGGGCGACGACGTGACCGACTTCAAGCCGGGCGACGTGGTGGGCGTGGGCTGCATGGTGGACAGCTGCCAGCATTGCCCCTCCTGCGGCGAAGGGCTGGAGCAATATTGCGAGAACGGCTTTGTCGGCACCTATAACGGCCCGACTCCCGATGCGCCCGGCCACACGCTGGGCGGCTATTCGCAGCGGATCGTCGTCAGCGACAAGTTCGTGCTCACCATCCGCCATCCCGCCGAACAGCTGGCGGCGGTGGCGCCGCTGCTGTGCGCGGGCATCACCACCTATTCGCCGCTGCGCCACTGGGCCGTGGGACCGGGCCAGAAGGTGGGCATCGTCGGCATTGGCGGGCTCGGCCATATGGGGGTGAAGATAGCCCATGCCATGGGCGCGCATGTCGTCGCCTTCACCACCTCGGAGGCCAAGCGCGACGATGCGCTGGCGCTCGGCGCCGACGAGGTGGTGGTCTCGCGCAACGAGGCGGAGATGCAGGCCCATGCCAACAGCTTCGACTTCATCCTCGACACGGTGGCGGCCAGCCATGATCTCGATGCGCTGACCAGGCTGCTCAAGCGCGACGGCACGCTGACGCTGGTCGGCGTGCCCGAGCATCCCCACCCCGCTCCCGATGTCTCGGCGCTGATCTTCAAGCGTCGTTCGATCGCCGGTTCGCTGATCGGCGGCATCGCGGAGACGCAGGAGATGCTCGACTTCTGCGCCGAGCACGGGATCGTCGCCGATATCGAGATGATCGCGATCCAGGATATCGAGACCGCCTATGACCGCATGCAGCGCAGCGACGTCAAATATCGCTTCGTGATCGACAGCGCCACGCTCGCGGCCTAG
- a CDS encoding LLM class flavin-dependent oxidoreductase, producing MSAMQGECEVSWFSALCDDDYEFLGVSDPRLRSSFAHCRDIALQAESGGYDNLLLPSGYALGIDTTAFAAAMAPLLRRLQLLMAVRVGELWPPQLARQIATIDQMLQGRLTVNIISSDLPGERLDSAPRYRRTLEAMTILRALLGGEALDHRGEFWQFAVEPPRVAPVAGRCPPLYFGGLSEDAREAAAQGCDVYLMWPDREAAVRDLIADMRARAARHGRTLRFGYRVHVVVRETEEAARRAADRLLSRLDDATGAAIRARSLDSQSAGVAAQAALRDGAAEDGYAEPQLWTGIGRARSGCGAAIVGDPDQVLAKLEAYRAMGIEAFILSGYPHASEADLFARHVLPRLPHAPLSRA from the coding sequence ATGAGCGCGATGCAGGGCGAGTGCGAGGTGAGCTGGTTTTCCGCTTTGTGCGACGATGATTACGAGTTTCTCGGCGTCAGCGATCCGCGGCTGCGCTCCAGCTTCGCCCACTGCCGCGATATCGCGCTTCAGGCGGAGAGCGGCGGCTATGACAATCTGCTGCTTCCCTCAGGCTATGCGCTCGGCATCGATACCACCGCCTTTGCCGCCGCCATGGCGCCGCTGCTGCGCCGGCTGCAGCTGCTGATGGCGGTGCGCGTGGGCGAGCTGTGGCCGCCCCAGCTCGCGCGCCAGATCGCCACCATCGACCAGATGCTGCAAGGCCGGCTGACGGTGAACATCATCTCGTCCGATCTCCCGGGCGAGCGGCTCGACTCGGCGCCGCGCTACCGCCGGACGCTGGAGGCGATGACGATCCTGCGCGCGCTGCTCGGCGGCGAGGCGCTCGATCATCGCGGCGAGTTCTGGCAGTTCGCGGTCGAGCCGCCGCGCGTCGCGCCGGTGGCGGGGCGCTGCCCGCCGCTCTATTTCGGCGGCCTGTCGGAGGATGCGCGCGAAGCGGCGGCGCAGGGTTGCGACGTGTATCTGATGTGGCCCGACCGCGAGGCGGCGGTGCGCGACCTGATCGCCGATATGCGCGCGCGCGCCGCGCGCCATGGCCGCACGCTGCGCTTCGGCTATCGCGTTCATGTCGTGGTCCGCGAGACCGAGGAGGCCGCGCGGCGCGCCGCCGACCGGCTGCTCTCGCGGCTCGACGATGCCACCGGCGCGGCGATCCGCGCGCGGTCGCTCGATAGCCAGTCGGCCGGCGTGGCCGCGCAGGCGGCGCTGCGCGACGGCGCCGCCGAGGATGGCTATGCCGAGCCCCAGCTCTGGACCGGCATCGGCCGCGCGCGCTCGGGCTGCGGCGCCGCCATCGTCGGCGATCCCGATCAGGTGCTCGCCAAGCTCGAGGCCTATCGCGCCATGGGCATCGAGGCCTTCATCCTGTCGGGCTATCCGCATGCTTCGGAAGCCGATCTCTTCGCGCGCCACGTATTGCCCCGGCTGCCGCACGCGCCGCTGAGCCGCGCGTGA